From one Plasmodium yoelii strain 17X genome assembly, chromosome: 12 genomic stretch:
- a CDS encoding protoheme IX farnesyltransferase, putative, with product MPISEKKNKFVMYVRNKNSKIGWHNNFVKTKGNERVYNLQYPIYYIYNNSKNKNIINKFVKYKVNKNENIINSNIIGEGLLRFNKCVLNGKRTHSINIATQNYYNFCENKKKKIENENKCGEENEKSNLDIPVKCNIQLIPNINKNVYASFIHSDKVKNETCQNYVLMNNKINMNKINSVGKMISESLIENSNMNKKWYEIEYDEKKKKKSSIDLVKLKIQNYLDLSKSKLTLWVTINSTFGYFMLGGNNIYELLSLSCGIFLCSSSANTFNQIIEKDIDKLMNRTNKRPLACNNKKISLTHAKIFGCSTAAIGCSLLYYFNNPLTSFLGLFNILLYTCLYTPLKRKTPYNTHVGSIVGSIPMLMGCVAVEQNLFIPEAWILFSIQLLWQFPHFYSLAYLYKEDYLKGKYKMFPLKDNQNGLYTAQLCRPYLIVLSSLPFLFFFCGYTSYMYILASLIPNIFIYYKFQQIIQKPSKKGFRSFFKHSLWHIILLLALSSYHTQIPDKKNSVHTKRDILTNEKQINKISQDNINNSEHPITKFKKRLLKFCVVFS from the coding sequence ATGCCTataagtgaaaaaaaaaataagtttgTAATGTATGTGCGAAATAAGAATAGTAAAATAGGATGgcataataattttgtgaAAACAAAAGGAAATGAAAGGGTTTACAACTTACAATACCCAATAtactatatttataataacagtaaaaacaaaaatattataaataaatttgtaaaatataaggtcaataaaaatgaaaatatcataaatagtaatattataGGAGAAGGGTTGTTAcgttttaataaatgtgtGTTAAATGGAAAGAGAACACATTCGATTAATATAGCTACACaaaattattacaatttttgcgaaaataaaaaaaaaaaaatagaaaatgaaaataaatgtggtgaagaaaatgaaaagagTAATTTGGATATACCAGTAAAATGTAACATACAATTAATtccaaatataaataaaaatgtatatgcatCATTTATTCATTCTgataaagtaaaaaatgaGACATGTCAAAATTATGTAttaatgaataataaaattaacatgaataaaataaattccGTTGGAAAAATGATATCCGAAAGTTTAATAGAAAATtctaatatgaataaaaaatggtACGAAATagaatatgatgaaaaaaaaaaaaaaaagtctAGCATTGATTTagtgaaattaaaaatacaaaattatttagaTTTATCAAAATCAAAATTAACATTATGGGTAACAATAAATAGCACATTTGGATATTTCATGCTAGgtggaaataatatatatgaacttTTGTCATTGTCATgtggaatatttttatgtagtAGTAGTGCCAATACATTTAACCAAATTATAGAAAAAGATATTGACAAATTAATGAATAGAACAAATAAAAGACCATTAgcatgtaataataaaaaaatatcattaacACATGCAAAGATATTTGGATGTTCAACTGCTGCAATTGGatgttcattattatattattttaataatccTTTGACATCATTTTTAGgcttatttaatattttactatataCATGTTTATATACACCATTAAAACGAAAAACACCATATAATACACATGTCGGATCTATAGTTGGGTCGATACCTATGTTAATGGGATGTGTAGCAGTTgaacaaaatttatttatacctgaAGCTtggattttattttcaattcAACTTTTATGGCAATTTCcacatttttattcattagcatatttatataaagaagattatttaaaagggaaatataaaatgtttcctCTTAAAGATAATCAAAATGGATTATATACAGCACAATTATGTAGACCTTATTTAATTGTTTTATCTTCtcttccttttttattttttttttgtggatATACAtcttatatgtatattttagCATCCTTAATaccaaatatatttatttattacaaaTTTCAACAAATTATTCAAAAACCCTCTAAAAAGGGGTTTCgatcattttttaaacattCGTTATggcatattattttattattagcTTTATCTTCATATCATACTCAAATTCctgacaaaaaaaatagtgtGCATACAAAAAGGGATATCTTAACCAATGAAAAACAAATCAATAAAATATCCCaagataatattaataattcagAACATCCAATTACCAAGTTTAAGAAGAGGCTTTTAAAATTCTGTGTAGTTTTTTCATAG
- a CDS encoding 40S ribosomal protein S24, with protein MADQFTVRVKKYMSNPLLRRKQFALEILHPNKGTISKKDVKERLAKMYKLNNVNTIVLFGFKALFGGGRTKGFGLIYNSVDAVKKFEKKYRQIREGLITKENKPGRRAAKELKNRRKKVRGTAKTKVSGGKKK; from the exons atggcaGACCAATTTACAGTTcgagtaaaaaaatatatgagtAATCCCTTGTTAAGAAGAAAACAGTTTGCATTAGAAATTTTACATCCAAATAAAGGGACCATATCAAAAAAAGATGTTAAAGAAAGATTAgcaaaaatgtataaattaaataatgtaaataCAATTGTACTTTTTGGATTTAAAGCTTTATTTGGAGGTGGAAGAACTAAAGGGTTTGGCTTAATTTATAATAGTGTTGATGCtgttaaaaaatttgaaaaaaaatacaggCAAATACGAGAAGGCTTAATAACAAAGGAAAACAAACCAGGACGAAGAGCAGCCAAGGAATTGAAAAACAGAAGAAAAAAG GTCCGAGGTACAGCAAAAACAAAAGTTTCTGGaggaaagaaaaaataa